A single window of Cytobacillus dafuensis DNA harbors:
- a CDS encoding DUF896 domain-containing protein: MLPKDKLNRINALAKKAKETGLTKDEAKEQSLLRREYLETFRSSMLTTLKGVTIVDPQGNDVTPDKLKKIQNKDQLH; this comes from the coding sequence ATGCTACCAAAAGATAAACTTAATCGTATTAATGCACTCGCAAAGAAGGCCAAAGAAACTGGTTTGACAAAAGATGAAGCGAAGGAACAATCCTTACTTAGAAGAGAATACCTAGAAACCTTTCGTTCATCTATGTTAACTACTCTTAAAGGGGTAACAATCGTCGACCCACAAGGGAATGATGTAACACCAGATAAATTAAAAAAGATTCAAAATAAAGATCAATTGCATTAA
- the sirA gene encoding sporulation inhibitor of replication protein SirA: MRAYQLYLIEEEFASHYFGRERMFFQLFQEYENSTGSLKSILAKQIQYITKPIPGLKLHQYINQQLYRTKDFQTKKGAYYIEKGKRSKARLEIKDKYLILKASGNYDAETCFFEVLRKSESSFLAIDMKHHQYGWLKPIKERKLV, encoded by the coding sequence ATGAGAGCCTATCAGTTATATTTAATAGAGGAAGAGTTTGCCTCTCATTATTTTGGCAGAGAGAGGATGTTTTTTCAGCTATTTCAGGAGTATGAGAATTCAACTGGATCATTGAAATCCATCCTTGCTAAACAAATTCAATATATAACAAAGCCGATACCGGGATTAAAATTACACCAATATATAAATCAACAACTTTATCGAACGAAAGATTTTCAAACAAAAAAAGGTGCATACTATATAGAAAAAGGAAAACGAAGCAAGGCAAGGCTAGAAATAAAAGATAAATACTTAATTTTAAAGGCGAGCGGGAATTATGATGCAGAGACATGTTTTTTTGAAGTGCTTCGAAAAAGCGAATCTTCTTTCTTAGCAATTGATATGAAACATCATCAATATGGCTGGCTTAAACCAATTAAGGAAAGAAAATTAGTCTAA
- a CDS encoding MerR family transcriptional regulator, translating to MTGSNIRRSMPLFPIGPVMQLTELTARQIRYYEEHQLISPARTDGNRRMFSLNDIDTLLEVKDLIDQGVNMAGIKHLFALKNQETNPILKAEKTERELSNDDVRRLLRKEIVQAGRFNLPTSNPGNMNRFFH from the coding sequence GTGACTGGAAGCAATATACGCCGTTCCATGCCGCTTTTTCCAATTGGACCTGTCATGCAGTTAACCGAATTGACTGCACGCCAAATTCGGTACTATGAAGAGCACCAATTGATTTCTCCAGCAAGAACAGATGGAAATAGAAGGATGTTTTCTCTGAATGATATTGATACGCTTCTTGAAGTGAAAGATTTAATTGACCAAGGCGTGAATATGGCTGGAATCAAACATCTCTTTGCTTTGAAAAATCAAGAAACAAATCCAATATTAAAAGCAGAGAAAACAGAACGAGAGCTTTCAAATGATGATGTTAGAAGACTATTACGCAAGGAAATCGTGCAGGCTGGAAGATTTAATCTACCAACATCCAATCCAGGGAATATGAACCGCTTTTTTCACTAA
- a CDS encoding YneF family protein: protein MLWQFILVGVLALIAGLALGFFIARKYMMSYLKKNPPINEQMLKMMMMQMGQKPSQKKINQMMNAMNKQTK from the coding sequence ATGCTTTGGCAATTTATACTAGTTGGTGTATTGGCACTTATTGCCGGTTTAGCCCTAGGGTTTTTCATCGCTCGAAAATACATGATGAGCTATTTAAAGAAAAATCCGCCAATTAATGAGCAAATGTTAAAAATGATGATGATGCAAATGGGTCAAAAGCCTTCGCAAAAGAAAATCAATCAGATGATGAACGCCATGAACAAACAAACAAAATAA
- the hflX gene encoding GTPase HflX: MKQKTEFENVILVGCQTNEDDQRFYYSMEELGSLTETAKGKVLTTLTQKRDRIHSATYIGKGKVSELTALQEELDADLIIFNDELSPSQVRNLSAELNAKIIDRTQLILDIFAQRARSKEGKLQVELAQLQYLLPRLTGQGIQLSRLGGGIGTRGPGETKLESDRRHIRNRINEIKNQLSVIVQHRERYRERRKKNKAFQIAIVGYTNAGKSTLFNRLTEAESYEENQLFATLDPMTRKVILPSGFITLLTDTVGFIQDLPTALIAAFRSTLEEVNEADLLLHLVDSSSPDYFQHEQTVNKLLEEMDHEKIPQITVYNKRDIKHPDFVPSANTKVIEISAFNEADRNKLKAEMEEMVLDMMNYYHVEVPSNEGKLLSQLKNETILRELSFHEEKQIYVCKGYYLEDHYISGLLNKFRI, from the coding sequence TTGAAGCAAAAAACAGAATTTGAAAATGTTATCCTTGTTGGATGTCAAACCAATGAGGATGATCAACGGTTTTATTATTCAATGGAAGAGCTTGGTTCTCTAACTGAAACGGCTAAAGGAAAAGTATTAACAACATTAACGCAGAAACGAGATCGCATCCACTCCGCTACCTATATAGGAAAAGGGAAGGTTTCCGAATTAACTGCATTACAAGAGGAACTAGATGCGGATTTAATCATTTTTAATGATGAATTATCACCTAGCCAAGTTAGAAATCTTTCAGCTGAACTAAATGCAAAAATTATTGATCGAACTCAATTAATTTTAGATATATTTGCCCAAAGAGCGCGTTCTAAAGAGGGGAAGCTACAAGTAGAATTGGCACAATTACAATACTTGCTCCCGCGCTTAACTGGTCAAGGGATACAGTTATCCCGACTTGGAGGTGGTATTGGAACAAGGGGACCTGGTGAAACAAAGCTAGAATCTGATAGACGTCATATTCGAAATCGAATCAATGAAATCAAAAATCAACTTTCAGTTATCGTACAGCATCGTGAACGATATCGGGAGAGAAGAAAAAAGAACAAAGCCTTTCAGATTGCAATCGTTGGCTATACAAATGCTGGGAAATCTACCTTATTCAATCGCCTCACAGAAGCAGAATCGTATGAAGAAAATCAATTATTCGCAACTCTTGATCCTATGACTAGAAAAGTGATATTGCCAAGTGGATTTATTACTTTGCTTACGGATACAGTTGGTTTTATACAAGATTTACCAACGGCATTAATTGCTGCTTTTCGCTCAACACTTGAAGAGGTGAATGAGGCAGATTTGCTGCTGCATCTAGTGGATAGTTCTAGCCCTGATTACTTCCAGCATGAGCAGACAGTGAACAAGCTGTTAGAAGAAATGGATCATGAGAAAATTCCTCAAATCACGGTGTATAATAAGCGGGACATTAAGCACCCGGATTTTGTTCCATCGGCGAATACGAAGGTAATAGAAATTAGTGCATTCAACGAAGCTGACCGAAATAAATTAAAAGCTGAAATGGAAGAGATGGTTCTAGATATGATGAACTACTACCATGTTGAGGTGCCATCTAACGAAGGAAAGCTTCTTTCACAGCTGAAAAATGAAACAATTCTTCGTGAACTATCCTTTCACGAAGAGAAGCAAATATATGTTTGTAAAGGATACTATTTAGAGGATCATTATATTTCTGGACTTTTAAATAAATTTAGAATATAG
- the tkt gene encoding transketolase, with the protein MFDKIDALSINSIRTLSIDAIEKANSGHPGMPMGAAPMAYTLWTRFMNHNPKNPNWFNRDRFVLSAGHGSMLLYSLLHLSSYDVTMDDIKNFRQWGSKTPGHPEFGHTPGVDATTGPLGQGIAMSVGMAMAERHLAAVYNRDQFKMIDHYTYSICGDGDLMEGVSAEAASLAGHLKLGRLIVLYDSNDISLDGDLNKSFSESVEQRFKSYGWQYLRVEDGNNLDEISKAIEEAKQDETHPTLIEVKTVIGYGSPNKSGKSDVHGAPLGAGELKLTKAAYEWTFEEDFHVPTEVYDHFNKHVAEQGEKKEQEWADSFSQYKNKYPELAEQLQQVMNGELKEGWDHEVPVYAEGKSLASRASSGEALNAIAKNLPSFVGGSADLAGSNKTMIKGTSDFTPETFDGRNIWFGVREFAMGAALNGMALHGGLKVFGGTFFVFSDYLRPAIRLAALMKLPVTYVFTHDSIAVGEDGPTHEPIEQLAALRAMPNLSVIRPGDGNETAAAWKLAVESTDKPTALVLTRQDLPTLKGTDAAAYEGVSKGAYIVSPASKDKADVLLLASGSEVSLAVDAQKALEAEGVSASVISMPSWDRFEAQTKEYKESIISKDVKKRLAIEMGSSLGWHRYAGDEGEVLSIDQFGASAPGEKIMEEYGFSVDNVVTRVKQLLQD; encoded by the coding sequence ATGTTTGATAAAATTGATGCTTTATCGATAAACTCCATTCGTACATTATCTATTGATGCTATAGAAAAGGCTAATTCAGGACACCCCGGTATGCCGATGGGTGCTGCTCCAATGGCTTATACCCTTTGGACTCGTTTTATGAACCACAATCCCAAAAATCCAAATTGGTTTAATCGTGATCGTTTTGTCCTATCTGCAGGACACGGTTCTATGCTATTATATAGCCTCCTTCATCTGTCTAGTTACGACGTAACTATGGATGATATTAAAAATTTTAGACAATGGGGAAGTAAAACCCCTGGACATCCTGAGTTTGGTCATACACCAGGCGTCGATGCAACAACAGGTCCTCTTGGACAGGGAATTGCAATGTCAGTTGGTATGGCAATGGCAGAGCGTCATTTAGCAGCTGTTTATAACAGAGACCAATTTAAAATGATTGATCATTATACATACAGCATTTGCGGTGATGGGGATTTAATGGAAGGTGTCTCAGCTGAAGCTGCTTCACTTGCAGGCCATCTAAAGCTTGGAAGATTAATAGTACTTTATGATTCCAATGATATTTCTCTTGACGGTGATTTAAATAAGTCCTTCTCAGAAAGTGTAGAACAGAGATTTAAATCCTATGGCTGGCAATATTTAAGAGTAGAAGATGGGAATAATTTAGATGAAATTTCCAAAGCAATTGAAGAGGCGAAACAAGATGAGACTCATCCAACACTTATTGAAGTAAAAACAGTGATTGGATATGGGTCACCAAATAAGTCAGGAAAATCAGATGTTCATGGTGCTCCGCTTGGTGCAGGCGAATTAAAATTAACAAAGGCTGCATATGAATGGACATTTGAAGAAGATTTCCATGTTCCAACAGAAGTTTATGATCATTTTAATAAGCATGTAGCTGAGCAAGGTGAAAAGAAAGAGCAAGAATGGGCTGATTCCTTCTCTCAATATAAAAATAAGTATCCAGAACTTGCTGAACAGCTCCAACAAGTCATGAATGGTGAGCTTAAAGAGGGATGGGATCATGAAGTGCCTGTTTATGCGGAAGGGAAAAGCCTTGCTAGCCGTGCATCTTCTGGAGAAGCATTGAATGCAATCGCTAAAAACTTACCTTCATTTGTAGGTGGATCTGCAGACCTTGCTGGCTCGAATAAGACTATGATAAAAGGTACATCGGACTTCACACCTGAAACTTTTGATGGAAGGAATATTTGGTTCGGTGTTCGTGAATTTGCAATGGGTGCTGCTCTAAATGGTATGGCCCTCCATGGAGGTTTGAAAGTATTCGGAGGAACTTTCTTTGTATTTTCTGACTATTTACGCCCTGCTATCCGTCTTGCTGCATTGATGAAGCTTCCAGTAACTTATGTATTTACTCATGACAGTATTGCAGTTGGAGAAGATGGTCCTACACATGAGCCAATCGAGCAATTAGCGGCATTACGTGCAATGCCTAACTTATCTGTTATTCGTCCTGGAGACGGAAATGAAACGGCTGCAGCATGGAAACTAGCTGTTGAATCAACAGATAAACCAACAGCACTCGTTTTAACTCGTCAAGACCTTCCAACATTAAAAGGCACAGATGCAGCAGCATACGAGGGAGTTTCAAAAGGCGCTTATATTGTATCCCCTGCAAGTAAAGATAAAGCAGATGTTTTATTACTTGCCTCAGGTTCAGAAGTAAGCTTAGCTGTGGACGCTCAAAAAGCATTAGAAGCTGAAGGGGTATCCGCTTCAGTAATCAGCATGCCATCTTGGGACCGATTTGAAGCGCAAACGAAGGAATACAAGGAAAGTATTATTTCTAAAGATGTAAAGAAAAGATTAGCGATTGAAATGGGCTCTTCATTAGGCTGGCACCGATATGCTGGAGATGAGGGAGAAGTACTTTCAATTGATCAATTTGGTGCATCAGCTCCTGGTGAAAAAATCATGGAGGAATACGGTTTTTCAGTTGATAATGTAGTTACACGAGTTAAGCAATTATTACAAGATTAA
- a CDS encoding YneB family resolvase-like protein, with the protein MKAIIYCRVSTTKESQETSLSRQEEELTELAKVNNFEIINVIREQASGYELERDGILELLSLIKQKEVQVVLIQDETRIGRGNAKIAILHCILKEEVLLYCISHNGELQLSESDSMVLNIVGIVEEYQRKLHNIKIKRGMKRAIENGYRPENNLSNMGVHSGRERIEVPIEEIVRLRKNELTFSEITATLRGFGYKISKATVHRRYQEYIDSISTAIE; encoded by the coding sequence ATGAAAGCAATTATCTACTGCAGGGTAAGTACAACAAAAGAATCACAGGAGACATCACTTTCTAGACAGGAGGAAGAGTTAACCGAGCTTGCAAAGGTAAATAATTTTGAAATTATTAACGTGATTCGTGAACAGGCAAGTGGTTATGAACTAGAAAGAGATGGAATACTAGAATTGCTTTCTCTTATTAAACAAAAGGAAGTTCAAGTAGTTTTAATACAGGATGAAACTAGGATAGGCAGAGGTAATGCAAAAATCGCTATTCTTCATTGTATTCTTAAAGAAGAGGTTTTACTTTATTGTATTTCTCACAATGGAGAGCTTCAGCTATCTGAATCTGACTCTATGGTATTAAATATAGTTGGTATTGTAGAGGAATACCAACGAAAGCTGCATAATATTAAAATTAAACGTGGTATGAAACGTGCTATTGAAAATGGATATAGACCTGAAAATAACTTATCAAATATGGGTGTCCATTCGGGAAGGGAACGAATTGAAGTTCCAATTGAAGAAATCGTACGATTACGGAAAAACGAATTAACATTTTCAGAAATCACAGCAACATTAAGAGGTTTTGGATACAAAATTTCAAAGGCAACCGTGCATAGACGATATCAAGAATATATTGATTCCATTTCAACAGCCATTGAATAA
- the glnA gene encoding type I glutamate--ammonia ligase has protein sequence MAKFTKEDIKRISQEENVKFIRLQFTDILGTIKNVEIPISQLEKALDNKMMFDGSSIEGFVRIEESDMYLYPDLDTWVVFPWTAEKGKVARLICDIHNADGTPFQGDPRNNLKRVLKEMEELGFTDFNLGPEPEFFLFKLDQNGEPSLELNDNGGYFDLAPTDLGENCRRDIVLELEEMGFEIEASHHEVAPGQHEIDFKYANVLTACDQIQTFKLVVKTIARKHGLHATFMPKPLFGVAGSGMHCNVSLFKEGKNSFFDEKGELQLSEYARQFIAGILKHSTGFTAVTNPTVNSYKRLVPGYEAPCYVAWSAQNRSPLIRIPSSRGISTRVEVRSVDPAANPYLAMAVLLKAGLDGIKNKLVPPASVDRNIYVMSKEERIAEGIDDLPSTLAEALDKLKSNEVIVSALGGHIFEHFIEAKEIEWDMFRTQVHPWEREQYMTMY, from the coding sequence ATGGCAAAATTCACCAAAGAAGATATTAAACGAATCTCTCAAGAAGAAAATGTAAAATTCATTCGTCTACAATTCACAGATATTTTAGGAACAATTAAAAATGTTGAAATTCCTATTAGTCAACTAGAGAAGGCCTTAGATAATAAGATGATGTTTGACGGTTCCTCTATTGAAGGTTTTGTACGAATTGAAGAATCGGATATGTATTTATATCCTGATCTAGATACTTGGGTTGTTTTTCCATGGACAGCTGAGAAGGGTAAGGTTGCTCGTTTAATTTGTGATATCCATAATGCGGACGGTACACCATTCCAAGGAGATCCTCGAAATAATTTAAAAAGGGTTTTAAAGGAAATGGAAGAGTTAGGATTTACAGATTTTAACCTTGGTCCTGAGCCAGAGTTCTTCTTGTTTAAGCTTGATCAAAATGGTGAGCCTTCACTTGAACTTAATGATAATGGGGGCTACTTCGACTTAGCGCCAACAGACCTTGGCGAAAATTGCCGACGTGATATCGTCCTTGAATTAGAAGAGATGGGATTTGAAATTGAAGCTTCTCACCATGAAGTCGCACCTGGTCAGCATGAAATTGATTTTAAATATGCAAATGTTTTAACAGCATGTGATCAAATTCAAACATTTAAATTAGTTGTAAAGACAATTGCGCGCAAGCATGGCCTGCATGCTACATTTATGCCGAAGCCTTTATTTGGAGTAGCGGGTTCAGGAATGCACTGCAATGTATCCCTTTTTAAAGAAGGAAAAAATTCATTTTTTGATGAAAAAGGCGAATTGCAATTAAGTGAATATGCTCGTCAATTTATTGCTGGTATCCTGAAGCATTCAACAGGATTCACTGCAGTTACAAATCCGACAGTCAACTCATACAAACGATTAGTTCCAGGGTATGAAGCACCATGTTATGTTGCATGGTCTGCTCAGAACCGTTCTCCACTAATCCGAATTCCTTCTTCTAGAGGAATTAGCACTCGTGTAGAGGTTCGCAGTGTCGATCCGGCAGCAAATCCTTACCTTGCGATGGCAGTGTTATTAAAAGCAGGCCTCGATGGAATAAAGAACAAACTTGTTCCGCCTGCATCTGTTGATCGTAATATTTATGTAATGTCTAAAGAAGAGCGTATTGCAGAAGGAATCGATGATCTTCCTTCAACACTAGCAGAAGCCCTAGATAAATTAAAATCAAATGAAGTCATTGTTTCAGCATTAGGCGGACATATTTTCGAGCATTTTATTGAGGCAAAAGAAATTGAATGGGATATGTTCCGCACACAAGTGCATCCTTGGGAGCGCGAGCAGTATATGACGATGTATTAA
- the lexA gene encoding transcriptional repressor LexA has translation MAKLSKRQQDILCFIKDEVRQKGYPPSVREIGEAVGLASSSTVHGHLARLESKGLIRRDPTKPRAIEILDLDVTSQTPDYKIVNVPIVGKVTAGQPITAIENVEEYFPLPERFAPADEQVFMLEIMGESMIEAGILDGDYVIVKQQSTANNGDIIVAMTEDDEATVKRFFKEKDYIRLQPENSSMEPIILRNVSILGKVIGVYRNIH, from the coding sequence ATGGCGAAATTATCAAAAAGACAACAGGATATATTATGTTTTATTAAAGATGAAGTTAGACAAAAAGGATATCCACCTTCTGTCCGTGAGATCGGAGAGGCAGTAGGACTTGCTTCAAGCTCGACAGTGCACGGTCATCTTGCAAGGCTCGAAAGCAAGGGATTAATTCGAAGAGATCCTACTAAACCACGTGCAATTGAAATTTTAGATTTAGATGTAACTTCACAAACACCAGATTATAAGATTGTAAATGTTCCAATCGTAGGGAAAGTAACTGCCGGTCAACCAATAACAGCCATTGAAAATGTCGAAGAATACTTCCCGCTTCCAGAAAGATTCGCTCCCGCAGATGAACAGGTTTTTATGTTAGAAATCATGGGGGAAAGTATGATCGAAGCAGGAATACTAGATGGTGATTATGTCATTGTCAAGCAACAAAGCACAGCAAACAATGGTGATATTATCGTTGCGATGACAGAAGATGATGAGGCAACTGTAAAAAGATTCTTTAAAGAGAAGGATTATATTAGACTACAACCTGAAAATTCTAGTATGGAACCTATCATTTTGCGTAATGTATCCATATTAGGTAAAGTAATTGGCGTTTATCGCAATATCCACTAA
- the yneA gene encoding cell division suppressor protein YneA codes for MKKLWNLYSYAIILFVLSFITALILIVQLGGPGKSEYIKITVNEGDSLWQIAEDFSDEHTLTVKEFVVWVEQNNGISSGRIFPGDELVIPVVQDNSVRKQTELASSQN; via the coding sequence ATGAAAAAATTGTGGAACTTATATTCATATGCTATTATTCTATTCGTTTTAAGTTTTATTACTGCTCTTATCTTGATTGTTCAACTTGGTGGACCAGGAAAAAGTGAATATATTAAAATAACCGTCAATGAAGGTGACTCACTTTGGCAAATTGCTGAGGATTTTTCTGATGAACACACGCTTACAGTAAAAGAGTTTGTCGTTTGGGTCGAACAGAATAACGGGATTTCAAGTGGAAGGATATTTCCAGGTGATGAGCTTGTTATTCCTGTTGTTCAGGATAATAGCGTGAGAAAACAAACAGAATTAGCTAGTTCTCAAAATTAA
- a CDS encoding polysaccharide deacetylase family protein, protein MFYFSFCLTTVAHTRSREEYEKLGHVVWEVDTKEKIVAITFDDGPHPVFTPQILDILAKYNAKATFFVAGNKVKRFPSVLERIAKEGHEIANHTYNHIFNRNITSSTLSSELEQTDEIIQSIIGYKPTLYRPVGGMHNDLIINTAVKNGKLVILWSWHLDAEDWKNPAASQISRHITKGIRPGNIVLLHDWIGTEYSRTSQTVKGLETTLRFLYQNGYECVTVSELLFRSEIIDQDYFNTFPIE, encoded by the coding sequence ATTTTTTATTTTTCATTTTGTTTAACTACAGTAGCCCATACTCGTAGTCGTGAAGAATACGAAAAATTAGGACATGTTGTATGGGAAGTAGATACAAAAGAAAAGATCGTGGCTATAACGTTCGATGATGGACCTCATCCTGTCTTCACTCCTCAAATTCTTGACATATTAGCTAAATACAATGCAAAAGCTACATTTTTTGTAGCAGGTAATAAAGTAAAAAGATTTCCATCTGTTTTAGAAAGGATTGCAAAAGAAGGACACGAAATTGCTAATCACACTTATAATCATATTTTTAACAGAAATATTACATCTTCTACATTAAGTTCTGAATTAGAGCAAACTGATGAAATTATTCAGAGTATCATTGGTTATAAACCAACTCTTTATCGACCAGTAGGAGGTATGCACAATGATCTAATTATTAACACAGCTGTAAAAAACGGCAAACTTGTTATACTTTGGTCGTGGCATCTAGATGCAGAGGACTGGAAAAACCCTGCAGCTAGCCAAATATCCAGACATATCACTAAAGGAATCAGGCCTGGTAATATCGTTCTACTTCATGATTGGATTGGGACAGAATATTCTCGAACATCTCAAACTGTAAAAGGATTAGAAACTACTTTGAGATTTTTATACCAAAATGGATACGAATGTGTGACGGTGTCTGAATTGTTATTTCGTTCTGAAATAATAGATCAAGATTATTTTAATACCTTTCCTATAGAATAA
- a CDS encoding methionine gamma-lyase family protein, which produces MFQQLSNGEKLQPIVTEIEKQIETVLKKIDQRIDENQFRVLTSFQNHKVSDSHFIPTTGYGYDDHGRDTLEKIYAEVFGGESALVRPQIISGTHAISIALFGVLRPGDELLYITGKPYDTLEEIVGIRGNGVGSLKEFGITYNSVDLRDDGNVDYQQIANAMNPHTKMIGIQRSKGYATRPSFTILQIEEMIKFVKEINPNVVVFVDNCYGEFVEDREPCHVGADLMAGSLIKNPGGGLAKTGGYIVGKEKWVEACSYRMTSPGIGAEAGATLYSLQEMYQGFFLAPHIVGQALKGAVFTAALLERLGMNSSPKWDANRTDLIQSVQFDDREKMIAFCQAIQYAAPINSHVTPYPSPMPGYEDDVIMAAGAFIQGASIELSADGPIRPPYVAYVQGGLTYSHVKIAVCIALNGLIEKGLIHIN; this is translated from the coding sequence ATGTTTCAACAATTATCAAATGGGGAAAAGCTGCAGCCAATCGTTACTGAGATTGAGAAGCAAATTGAAACAGTACTAAAAAAAATCGATCAAAGGATTGATGAAAATCAATTCCGTGTTCTGACAAGCTTTCAAAACCACAAAGTCAGTGATTCTCACTTCATCCCAACAACAGGATATGGGTACGATGATCATGGCAGAGATACACTTGAGAAAATATATGCTGAAGTGTTTGGTGGTGAATCTGCTCTTGTACGCCCTCAAATCATTTCTGGAACACATGCTATATCTATCGCGTTATTTGGCGTACTTCGTCCCGGTGATGAATTGCTTTACATTACTGGAAAACCCTATGACACATTAGAAGAAATTGTAGGCATAAGAGGCAATGGTGTAGGGTCCTTGAAGGAATTTGGAATTACATACAATTCAGTCGACTTAAGGGATGATGGAAATGTTGATTATCAACAGATAGCAAATGCGATGAATCCACATACAAAAATGATTGGAATTCAACGCTCAAAAGGTTATGCAACAAGACCATCTTTTACGATTTTGCAAATTGAAGAAATGATAAAATTTGTAAAAGAAATCAATCCAAATGTTGTGGTCTTTGTGGATAATTGCTATGGTGAGTTTGTCGAAGATAGGGAGCCATGTCATGTGGGGGCAGATTTAATGGCTGGTTCACTAATTAAGAATCCAGGAGGAGGCCTCGCTAAAACAGGCGGATATATAGTCGGCAAGGAGAAGTGGGTTGAAGCATGTTCATATCGAATGACTTCACCTGGAATTGGTGCAGAAGCAGGTGCCACATTATATAGCCTACAGGAAATGTATCAAGGCTTTTTCCTTGCACCTCACATTGTTGGCCAAGCATTAAAAGGCGCTGTTTTTACTGCTGCATTATTAGAACGGCTTGGAATGAACTCGTCTCCAAAATGGGATGCAAATAGAACGGATTTGATTCAATCTGTTCAATTTGATGACCGTGAGAAAATGATTGCATTTTGTCAGGCGATCCAATATGCTGCCCCGATCAATTCACATGTAACACCTTATCCAAGTCCAATGCCAGGTTATGAAGATGATGTCATTATGGCAGCTGGTGCTTTTATCCAAGGTGCGAGTATTGAGCTATCAGCTGATGGTCCAATAAGGCCACCATATGTAGCGTATGTTCAAGGTGGACTAACGTATTCACATGTGAAAATTGCTGTTTGCATTGCATTGAATGGATTGATTGAAAAGGGATTAATTCATATTAATTAA
- a CDS encoding DUF1259 domain-containing protein, giving the protein MNFQNLCQQCAQILNGKASVKNGICSIEITRNLQVTIQGRPSRGELHAGITFESMDYEGNALNLGEVVLLEEELTPFVNVLVRNRLIVSAIHNHWVFTKPNILYVHFQSVEPPLAFAQKVSQAFMGLNN; this is encoded by the coding sequence ATGAACTTTCAAAACCTTTGTCAACAGTGCGCTCAGATACTTAACGGAAAAGCAAGTGTGAAGAATGGCATATGTTCAATTGAAATCACTCGTAATCTTCAAGTTACTATTCAAGGTCGCCCTAGTCGAGGTGAACTTCATGCTGGTATAACCTTTGAATCAATGGATTATGAAGGCAATGCACTTAATCTTGGAGAAGTTGTCCTTCTTGAAGAAGAGCTAACCCCTTTTGTTAATGTTCTTGTTAGAAATCGTTTAATCGTAAGTGCAATTCATAACCACTGGGTATTTACTAAACCAAATATTTTATATGTTCATTTTCAGTCTGTTGAGCCTCCATTAGCCTTTGCTCAAAAAGTTTCACAAGCTTTTATGGGTTTAAACAATTAA